A stretch of Myxococcus hansupus DNA encodes these proteins:
- a CDS encoding MFS transporter — protein sequence MTHRDVVPARGVFHHRDFRFYLLSRLCAVLAVQIESVAIGWQVYERTDSALALGYTGLAQFIPFVGLCLFGGQVADRVDRRAILAVCQTVMLLCSLLLLAFTLGHVSDIRFVYGVLVLFGAARAFHAPAGSALTPHLVPPEHLTRAVAINSTTWQVATIGGPAVGGILYGWAGATGAYAASATLCALSVVWILMLKVRTGRASAEPLSLSTLVAGLGFVRRQRLLLGSITLDLFAVLFGGAVALLPIYARDILHAGPWGLGLLRCAPAAGAAAVAVFLALRPMGGNSGRKMFIAVAIFGAATLVFGMSRSLPLSLLALAVAGAADMISVVVRHTLELMATPDDMRGRVGSVNMMCIGASNELGEFRAGGLAEFAGAVPAVVAGAVGTLAVVAIWAWAFPELRDVDRLESFAKKQPATPAG from the coding sequence ATGACTCATCGGGATGTCGTCCCCGCTCGCGGCGTTTTCCACCACCGGGACTTTCGCTTCTACCTGCTGTCGCGCCTGTGCGCGGTGCTGGCGGTGCAGATCGAATCGGTGGCCATCGGCTGGCAGGTCTACGAGCGCACCGACAGCGCGCTCGCGCTCGGGTACACGGGGCTGGCGCAGTTCATCCCCTTCGTTGGCCTGTGTCTCTTCGGTGGGCAGGTCGCGGACCGCGTGGACCGGCGCGCCATCCTGGCGGTGTGCCAGACCGTGATGCTGCTGTGCAGCCTGTTGTTGCTCGCCTTCACGCTGGGCCACGTGAGTGACATCCGGTTCGTCTACGGCGTGTTGGTGCTGTTCGGCGCCGCGCGCGCGTTCCACGCACCCGCCGGTTCAGCCCTCACGCCACACCTGGTGCCGCCGGAGCACCTGACGCGCGCGGTGGCCATCAACTCCACCACGTGGCAGGTGGCCACCATTGGCGGCCCGGCTGTGGGTGGCATCCTCTATGGCTGGGCGGGCGCCACTGGGGCGTACGCGGCCTCCGCGACGCTGTGCGCGCTGTCGGTCGTCTGGATTCTCATGCTCAAGGTGCGCACCGGACGCGCATCCGCCGAGCCCCTGTCCCTGTCCACGCTGGTCGCGGGCCTGGGCTTCGTGCGCCGCCAGCGCCTGCTGCTGGGCAGCATCACCTTGGACCTGTTCGCCGTGCTCTTCGGTGGCGCGGTGGCGCTGCTGCCCATCTACGCGCGGGACATCCTCCACGCGGGGCCCTGGGGCCTGGGGCTGCTGCGGTGCGCGCCAGCGGCGGGCGCGGCGGCGGTGGCCGTCTTTCTGGCCCTGCGCCCGATGGGCGGCAACAGCGGACGGAAGATGTTCATCGCGGTCGCCATCTTCGGCGCGGCCACGCTCGTCTTCGGGATGAGCCGCTCCCTGCCCCTCTCCCTGTTGGCGCTCGCGGTGGCCGGCGCCGCGGACATGATCAGCGTCGTCGTCCGTCACACGCTGGAGCTGATGGCCACGCCGGACGACATGCGCGGCCGGGTGGGCTCGGTGAACATGATGTGCATCGGCGCATCGAACGAGCTGGGCGAGTTCCGCGCCGGCGGGCTCGCCGAATTCGCGGGCGCCGTGCCCGCGGTGGTCGCGGGCGCCGTGGGGACGCTGGCCGTGGTGGCCATCTGGGCCTGGGCCTTCCCCGAGCTGCGCGACGTGGACCGCCTGGAGTCCTTCGCGAAGAAGCAGCCCGCGACCCCCGCGGGCTGA
- a CDS encoding esterase/lipase family protein codes for MAAVIGLFGLACQNQDSGGDEPLPTDSQTVSIEACRERIAAKTAEVNAAGIDISAWPITDAPEMTEITTTVPQTRDNYQDYDGHYRPLTNHPGCTVDNLYYDRANTTGSTPYVDGNNDGKWTGNTAFGGPNAATGFIRGQRAVIEGFPCAAKEYTQDNEDTSKPIVILVHGNSTRPHTWEKFQLPAGTTVDTAYEQVQFTADSSAREQLAERLIAQRYRVIAVDFRTDIVTNVDPAENSQTQNSSGNIDHGWSTPILQSLVKAVMRNNPQRKVALIGHSLGVTVARDALRRLYVEWSQGRADSFNPFTQVSHVILGSGANHGVSTYDPALGELCFRNPTMRGTIVCEMGSRSNYVQTYFHKPLNGPRDLFSTPCADGDYAFGKTGQCGGNVVRYYTITMTDKEQGRNYQDLYVSEAASRIEMNGCVANTLTTLNDYDTSGYFNKGFIANHFGSMRSNAGMDLVMRYLAE; via the coding sequence GTGGCTGCGGTGATCGGCCTGTTTGGACTGGCGTGCCAGAACCAGGATTCGGGCGGTGACGAACCCCTACCCACGGATTCGCAGACCGTCAGTATCGAAGCCTGCCGGGAGCGCATCGCCGCGAAGACGGCCGAGGTCAACGCCGCGGGCATCGACATCTCCGCGTGGCCCATCACCGACGCTCCGGAGATGACGGAGATCACCACCACGGTTCCGCAGACCCGGGACAACTACCAGGACTATGACGGCCACTACCGGCCGCTGACCAACCACCCTGGCTGCACCGTCGACAACCTCTATTACGACCGGGCCAACACCACGGGCTCCACGCCGTACGTCGACGGGAACAACGACGGCAAGTGGACGGGCAACACCGCCTTCGGCGGCCCCAACGCCGCCACCGGCTTCATCCGCGGCCAGCGGGCGGTCATCGAGGGCTTCCCCTGCGCGGCCAAGGAGTACACGCAGGACAACGAGGACACGTCCAAGCCCATCGTCATCCTCGTCCACGGCAACTCCACGCGGCCGCACACCTGGGAGAAGTTCCAGCTCCCCGCCGGGACGACGGTGGACACCGCCTATGAGCAGGTGCAGTTCACCGCGGACAGCTCCGCCCGGGAGCAGTTGGCCGAGCGGCTCATCGCCCAGCGCTACCGCGTCATCGCGGTCGACTTCCGCACCGACATCGTCACCAACGTCGACCCCGCGGAGAACAGCCAGACGCAGAACTCGTCGGGCAACATCGACCACGGCTGGTCCACGCCCATCCTCCAGTCGCTGGTGAAGGCCGTCATGCGGAACAACCCCCAGCGGAAGGTGGCGCTCATTGGCCACTCGCTGGGCGTGACGGTGGCGCGGGACGCCCTGCGGCGCCTCTACGTCGAGTGGAGCCAGGGCCGCGCGGACAGCTTCAACCCCTTCACCCAGGTCAGCCACGTCATCCTGGGCTCGGGCGCGAACCACGGCGTGTCCACGTATGACCCGGCGCTGGGCGAGCTGTGCTTCCGCAACCCGACGATGCGCGGGACCATCGTCTGCGAGATGGGCAGCCGGTCCAACTACGTGCAGACGTACTTCCACAAGCCGCTCAACGGGCCTCGCGACCTCTTCAGCACGCCTTGCGCGGATGGTGACTACGCGTTCGGCAAGACGGGCCAGTGCGGGGGCAACGTGGTGCGCTACTACACCATCACGATGACGGACAAGGAGCAGGGCCGGAACTACCAGGACCTCTACGTGTCCGAGGCGGCCTCCCGCATCGAGATGAACGGCTGCGTGGCGAACACGCTCACCACGCTGAACGACTACGACACGAGCGGCTACTTCAACAAGGGCTTCATCGCGAACCACTTCGGCTCCATGCGCTCCAACGCGGGCATGGACCTGGTGATGCGCTACCTGGCCGAGTAA
- a CDS encoding 3-hydroxybutyrate dehydrogenase, producing the protein MNMNSPSGRCAVVTGAAHGIGLAVAEALTAQGVRVLLADLDEAAGVAAARRLEGARFQRADVSSREDCQALVATAEREWGRLDILVNNAGVQHVAPVEEFPEDRWEQLIRIMLVGPFLLTRYALPLMYARKWGRIINVSSLHGLVASPYKSAYVSAKHGLMGLTKTVALEAADKGVTVNAVCPAYVRTPLVEKQIADQARVHGISEAEVVERIMLAPAAVKRLLEPSEVAAYITFLCSEAAAGITGAAQVMDCGWTAR; encoded by the coding sequence ATGAACATGAATTCACCTTCAGGTCGATGTGCGGTCGTCACGGGTGCGGCGCACGGGATTGGCCTCGCGGTGGCGGAGGCGCTGACGGCGCAGGGCGTGCGGGTGCTGCTGGCGGACCTGGACGAAGCGGCCGGCGTGGCGGCGGCCCGGCGGCTGGAGGGCGCCCGGTTCCAGCGGGCGGACGTGTCCTCCCGGGAGGACTGCCAGGCGCTGGTGGCCACCGCCGAACGGGAGTGGGGGCGGCTGGACATCCTGGTCAACAACGCCGGGGTGCAGCACGTCGCGCCGGTGGAGGAGTTCCCGGAGGACCGCTGGGAGCAACTCATCCGCATCATGCTGGTGGGGCCGTTCCTGCTGACACGGTACGCGCTGCCGCTGATGTATGCCCGCAAGTGGGGGCGCATCATCAACGTCTCGTCGCTGCACGGGCTGGTGGCCTCGCCGTACAAGTCCGCCTACGTGTCCGCCAAGCACGGCTTGATGGGACTCACGAAGACGGTGGCGCTGGAGGCCGCGGACAAGGGCGTGACGGTCAACGCCGTCTGCCCCGCCTACGTGCGCACGCCGCTGGTGGAGAAGCAGATCGCCGACCAGGCCCGTGTCCACGGCATCAGCGAGGCCGAGGTCGTGGAGCGAATCATGCTCGCTCCCGCGGCCGTGAAGCGGCTGCTCGAACCCTCCGAGGTCGCCGCCTACATCACCTTCCTGTGCTCGGAGGCCGCGGCGGGAATCACCGGGGCGGCGCAGGTGATGGACTGTGGCTGGACGGCGCGCTGA
- a CDS encoding DUF2378 family protein, with product MPEPLRAPGVPSAQAAPADRLVFPPIVEGLFVRGLSGRVTPLLRQQLRSEGLDLDRPLLPAYSLETWIRCVALTAKALHPGESDEVAWRMLGERMIDGYRDTLMGRALLGVMKLLGPWRMLSKAQHGFRTSNNYTEVRITETGPTEAEVWLNEPGMLRYFKQGVMLAMSRAAGGASTTVDVRVFDDHCVTYRVSWKDAAR from the coding sequence ATGCCCGAGCCACTCCGAGCCCCTGGGGTCCCATCCGCCCAGGCGGCTCCCGCCGACCGACTCGTGTTTCCGCCCATCGTCGAAGGGCTCTTCGTCCGGGGCCTGTCGGGACGGGTGACGCCCCTGCTCCGGCAGCAATTGCGCAGCGAGGGCTTGGATTTGGACCGGCCCCTGCTCCCCGCCTACTCGCTGGAGACGTGGATTCGCTGCGTCGCGCTCACCGCGAAGGCGCTGCACCCCGGCGAGTCCGACGAGGTGGCGTGGCGGATGCTCGGTGAGCGAATGATTGACGGCTACCGGGACACGTTGATGGGCCGCGCGCTGCTCGGGGTGATGAAGCTGCTGGGCCCGTGGCGGATGTTGTCCAAGGCCCAGCACGGCTTTCGCACGAGCAACAACTACACCGAGGTCCGCATCACCGAGACGGGCCCGACGGAAGCCGAGGTCTGGCTCAACGAGCCCGGCATGCTGCGCTACTTCAAGCAGGGCGTGATGCTCGCCATGTCGCGGGCCGCGGGCGGCGCATCCACGACGGTGGATGTGCGCGTGTTCGATGACCACTGCGTCACGTACCGCGTCTCCTGGAAGGACGCTGCCCGCTGA
- a CDS encoding bile acid:sodium symporter family protein, producing MPLRLLKRLARDWFLLGMLAAVILAALFPSFGASGGPLHADVVADVGIFAVFLLHGLGLPAAQLRAGVVQWRVHLVVQAFTFGVFPLLWWLSDLSLGHWLPPDLSLGLLYLCAVPSTISSSVAMTGLARGNVPAAIFNASLSSLLGIVLTPVIIAVFASATGQSLSMGEAVLKLATLLLLPLALGQLLRPLLGAWFARYRPYTNAFDRAVILLLVYASFCDSIASGLFTDYGWEVLAMAFVGAVVILAIVLASTTRVARALGFSKEDEITVVFCGSKKTLASGVPMARLLFGANPALGLIVLPLMFYHQAQLLVCSLLAERYAKRPMQPNT from the coding sequence ATGCCCCTGCGCCTCCTCAAACGACTCGCCCGGGACTGGTTCCTGCTGGGGATGCTGGCCGCCGTCATCCTGGCCGCCCTCTTCCCCTCCTTCGGTGCCTCGGGAGGCCCGCTGCACGCGGACGTGGTGGCGGACGTGGGCATCTTCGCCGTGTTCCTGCTGCACGGACTGGGACTGCCCGCGGCCCAGCTCCGCGCGGGCGTGGTGCAGTGGCGGGTTCACTTGGTGGTGCAGGCCTTCACCTTCGGCGTGTTCCCCCTGCTGTGGTGGCTCAGCGACCTGTCGCTGGGGCACTGGCTGCCGCCGGACTTGTCCCTGGGCCTGCTCTACCTGTGCGCGGTCCCGTCCACCATCTCCTCGTCCGTGGCGATGACGGGGTTGGCGCGAGGCAACGTGCCCGCGGCCATCTTCAACGCCAGCCTGTCCAGCCTGCTGGGCATCGTGCTGACGCCCGTCATCATCGCTGTGTTCGCCAGCGCCACGGGCCAATCGCTGTCCATGGGCGAGGCGGTCCTGAAGCTCGCGACACTCTTGTTGCTGCCACTGGCGCTGGGGCAGTTGCTGCGCCCGCTCCTGGGGGCCTGGTTCGCGCGCTACCGGCCCTACACCAATGCCTTCGACAGGGCGGTCATCCTGCTGCTCGTCTATGCCTCGTTCTGCGACTCCATCGCGTCGGGGCTGTTCACGGACTACGGCTGGGAGGTGTTGGCCATGGCCTTCGTGGGCGCGGTGGTCATCCTCGCCATCGTGTTGGCCTCGACGACGCGCGTCGCCCGGGCCCTGGGGTTCTCCAAGGAAGACGAAATCACTGTGGTCTTTTGTGGGTCCAAGAAGACGCTGGCGTCGGGGGTGCCCATGGCGCGTCTGCTCTTTGGGGCCAACCCCGCACTGGGGCTCATCGTCCTACCCCTCATGTTCTACCACCAGGCCCAGTTGCTGGTGTGCTCGCTGCTGGCGGAGCGCTACGCCAAGCGCCCGATGCAACCCAATACGTAG
- a CDS encoding MFS transporter, with product MAGTQGTQDSILKVAVASFIGTAIEWYDFFLYGTAAALVFNRLFFPSFDPLTGTMAAFGTFAVGFIARPLGGVVFGHYGDRIGRKAMLSATLMLMGLATFAVGLLPTYETIGPWAPALLVLLRLIQGFGLGGEWGGAVLMAVEHAPANRRGFYGSWPQMGAPAGLLVATAVFSYFSRLPEAEFLAWGWRIPFLMSALLIGMGVFIRLRVAESPVFEQRQQEKQPPGLPVMEALRTYPKQILLAMGARFAENGFFYIITTFVLSYGTERLGLPRSTLLNGVLVATAVHLVAIPAFGAASDIFGRRPVYLAGAVGCALMAFPFFWLIDTKATGLIWLAIVLGIIAHAAMYGPQASFFSELFGTRVRYSGASLGYQLASVFAGGLSPVIATALLAQSGGQAWPVSLYMLALAAVTLVSVYLSAETFRERLTEAPGPEGVSAPSSHSPSPAPPR from the coding sequence ATGGCTGGTACGCAGGGAACGCAGGACTCCATTCTCAAGGTGGCGGTGGCCAGCTTCATTGGCACCGCCATCGAATGGTACGACTTCTTCCTCTATGGAACGGCGGCGGCGCTCGTGTTCAACCGCCTGTTCTTCCCCTCGTTCGATCCGCTGACGGGGACGATGGCGGCCTTCGGCACCTTCGCCGTGGGCTTCATCGCCCGTCCCCTGGGCGGCGTGGTGTTTGGCCACTACGGCGACCGGATTGGCCGCAAGGCGATGCTCAGCGCCACCCTGATGTTGATGGGACTTGCGACCTTCGCCGTGGGGCTGCTGCCCACCTACGAGACGATTGGCCCGTGGGCGCCGGCGCTGCTGGTGCTCCTGCGCCTCATCCAGGGCTTCGGGCTGGGCGGTGAATGGGGCGGCGCGGTGCTGATGGCCGTCGAGCACGCTCCCGCGAACCGCCGGGGCTTCTACGGAAGCTGGCCGCAGATGGGCGCGCCCGCGGGGCTCCTGGTCGCCACGGCGGTGTTCTCGTACTTCTCCCGGCTGCCCGAGGCGGAGTTCCTCGCCTGGGGTTGGCGCATCCCCTTCCTGATGAGCGCGCTGCTGATTGGCATGGGGGTGTTCATCCGGCTGCGCGTGGCGGAGTCCCCCGTCTTCGAGCAGCGGCAGCAGGAGAAACAGCCGCCCGGCCTCCCCGTGATGGAGGCGCTGCGCACGTACCCGAAGCAGATCCTCCTGGCCATGGGCGCGCGCTTCGCGGAGAACGGCTTCTTCTACATCATCACCACGTTCGTTCTCTCCTACGGCACCGAGCGCCTGGGCCTGCCCCGCTCCACCCTGCTCAACGGCGTGCTGGTGGCCACGGCCGTCCACCTGGTGGCGATTCCCGCCTTCGGCGCCGCGTCCGACATCTTCGGCCGGCGTCCGGTGTACCTGGCGGGCGCGGTGGGCTGCGCGTTGATGGCCTTCCCCTTCTTCTGGCTCATCGACACGAAGGCGACCGGGCTCATCTGGCTGGCCATCGTGCTGGGCATCATCGCGCACGCGGCCATGTATGGCCCGCAGGCCAGCTTCTTCTCCGAGCTGTTCGGCACGCGCGTGCGCTACAGCGGCGCGTCACTGGGGTACCAGCTCGCGTCCGTGTTCGCGGGCGGCCTGTCCCCCGTGATTGCCACCGCGCTGCTCGCCCAGTCCGGCGGGCAGGCCTGGCCAGTGTCGCTCTACATGCTGGCCCTGGCCGCCGTCACCCTGGTGTCCGTCTATCTGTCGGCCGAGACGTTCCGGGAGCGGCTCACGGAAGCGCCTGGCCCGGAGGGCGTCAGCGCGCCGTCCAGCCACAGTCCATCACCTGCGCCGCCCCGGTGA
- a CDS encoding YdeI/OmpD-associated family protein — protein MSPTKKAPAKKAPAAELPILAFATPADVSAWMKKHHASERGFWLKLAKKGSGIDSVTYAEALDVALEWGWIDGQKQSFDDTAWLQKFTPRGPRSVWSKVNCAKVEALIAAGRMKPSGMAVVEKAREDGRWDAAYESQSKATVPEDLAQALAANARAAEFFSTLNAANRYAILWRVHTAKKAETRARRIEQFVEMLARHESLHA, from the coding sequence ATGAGCCCGACGAAGAAAGCCCCCGCCAAGAAGGCGCCCGCCGCCGAGCTGCCCATCCTGGCCTTCGCCACCCCCGCGGATGTGTCCGCCTGGATGAAGAAGCACCACGCCTCCGAGCGTGGCTTCTGGCTCAAGCTCGCGAAGAAGGGCTCCGGCATCGACTCCGTCACCTATGCGGAGGCGCTCGACGTGGCGCTCGAATGGGGCTGGATTGACGGCCAGAAGCAGTCCTTCGACGACACCGCGTGGCTCCAGAAGTTCACGCCTCGGGGCCCGCGGAGCGTCTGGTCCAAGGTCAACTGCGCCAAGGTGGAAGCGCTCATCGCCGCGGGCCGGATGAAGCCGTCTGGAATGGCGGTCGTGGAGAAGGCCCGCGAGGACGGCCGCTGGGACGCCGCCTACGAATCCCAGAGCAAGGCCACCGTGCCGGAGGACCTGGCGCAGGCCCTGGCCGCCAATGCGAGGGCCGCCGAGTTCTTCTCCACGCTCAACGCGGCCAATCGCTACGCCATCCTGTGGCGCGTGCACACCGCGAAGAAGGCGGAGACGCGGGCGCGGCGCATCGAGCAGTTCGTGGAGATGCTCGCCCGGCACGAGTCGCTTCACGCCTGA
- a CDS encoding threonine aldolase family protein, which yields MSPRHLSRSEFLALTGLLSGATLWPRGASAATPSTTPVPTGKPATVTPKPSPVSTAALRRSCRAALAPGAPVDPGAELIRIGEWIQSRGLEQDFYGNSAFIEEFEARLAKLLGAEDACFMPTGTMGQLIALRIYADASGNRNVGMHPSSHHVLHENNSHEVLHGLRDVLIAPWNRPVLGSDVRGARESLGTVSVELPVRWLGGQLPTWAQLEDLKRTCRSRGVKLHMDGARLWECQPYYQRSYADICRGFDSVYVSFYKTVGALGGAVLAGKRDFIRSARMWRHRHGGNVFQMLPYVASAAMRLDDALARIPEQVRRAKLLAEALAADERLTVLPRPPPTNMFRVYLRGDPAELSARRDLIAREDKVWVANGFGPTRVPGVSETELQVSDELGDVSEEAAAQAFRKLLSPA from the coding sequence ATGAGTCCGCGCCACCTCAGTCGAAGCGAGTTCCTGGCCCTCACCGGGCTGCTCTCCGGAGCCACCTTGTGGCCTCGCGGGGCCTCGGCCGCGACGCCCTCCACCACGCCTGTGCCCACGGGGAAGCCGGCCACCGTCACGCCGAAGCCGTCACCCGTGTCCACCGCGGCCTTGCGGCGAAGCTGCCGGGCGGCGCTGGCTCCCGGCGCTCCCGTGGACCCTGGCGCCGAGCTCATCCGCATTGGCGAGTGGATACAGAGCCGCGGACTGGAGCAGGACTTCTATGGGAACAGCGCGTTCATCGAGGAGTTCGAGGCGCGCCTCGCGAAGCTGCTCGGGGCCGAGGACGCGTGTTTCATGCCCACGGGCACCATGGGGCAGCTCATCGCGCTGCGCATCTACGCGGACGCCAGTGGGAACCGGAACGTGGGCATGCACCCGTCGTCCCACCACGTGCTGCACGAGAACAACAGCCACGAGGTGCTCCACGGGCTCCGTGACGTCCTCATCGCGCCATGGAACCGGCCGGTGCTGGGCTCGGACGTTCGCGGAGCCCGGGAGTCGCTGGGGACGGTGAGCGTGGAGCTGCCGGTCCGCTGGCTGGGCGGTCAGCTTCCGACGTGGGCACAGCTCGAGGACCTCAAGCGGACGTGCCGCTCACGAGGCGTGAAGCTTCACATGGATGGAGCGCGGCTGTGGGAGTGCCAGCCCTATTACCAGCGCTCCTACGCGGACATCTGCCGCGGCTTCGACTCCGTCTATGTGTCCTTCTACAAGACGGTGGGGGCCCTGGGCGGCGCCGTGCTCGCCGGCAAGCGCGACTTCATCCGGAGCGCGCGCATGTGGCGGCACCGGCACGGGGGCAACGTGTTCCAGATGCTTCCGTACGTGGCCTCCGCCGCGATGCGCCTCGACGACGCCCTGGCGCGAATCCCCGAGCAGGTCCGGCGGGCGAAGCTGCTCGCGGAGGCGCTGGCCGCGGATGAGCGCCTCACGGTGCTGCCCCGGCCGCCTCCGACGAACATGTTCCGCGTCTACCTTCGGGGAGACCCCGCCGAGCTCTCGGCCCGGAGGGACCTCATCGCCCGGGAGGACAAGGTCTGGGTGGCCAACGGCTTCGGTCCCACGCGCGTTCCGGGCGTCTCGGAGACGGAACTGCAGGTGAGCGACGAGCTGGGGGACGTGTCGGAGGAGGCCGCCGCCCAGGCGTTCCGGAAGCTGCTGAGCCCCGCCTGA
- a CDS encoding Nramp family divalent metal transporter codes for MDTSSPSTAQSTAGAPPAGLGLMARFGPGMLVAATGVGAGDLLTASLGGSAVGMSILWAAVVGAVLKGFLNEGIARWQLATGTTVLEGWARFGAWLRYAFFLYLLGWSFFTGGALISACGAAGDALWPLSEDPETSRRIWGVLHSLLGLGLVWAGGFRFFERLMAVCIGVMFVTVIVTAVASGPDWSAAARGLVIPKMPEGGTAWVLGLLGGVGGTVTVLSYGYWIRERGREGTGWLRTCQADLAVGYSLTALFGIAMVVIGSTVQLQGSGLRVAMLLAQRLGDVVGPLGYWLFLWGFWAAVFSSLLGVWEGIPYLFADFLRVHREEPVAKVPLRETREWRWYLVALAVVPLPLLWLPLQRAQLAYAVMGSLFMPLLAATLLWMNNRRDWVGGLRNGWLVNAALVATLLLFLGVGASEALDAVLKLMER; via the coding sequence ATGGACACGTCCTCTCCTTCAACGGCGCAGTCGACGGCCGGTGCTCCTCCCGCTGGCTTGGGGTTGATGGCCCGCTTCGGGCCCGGAATGCTCGTCGCGGCCACGGGCGTGGGCGCGGGCGATCTGCTCACCGCGAGCCTGGGCGGGTCGGCGGTGGGGATGAGCATCCTCTGGGCCGCCGTCGTGGGCGCGGTGCTGAAGGGCTTCCTCAACGAAGGCATCGCCCGGTGGCAGCTCGCCACGGGGACGACGGTGCTGGAAGGCTGGGCCCGCTTCGGCGCCTGGCTGCGCTACGCGTTCTTCCTCTACCTGCTCGGCTGGAGCTTCTTCACGGGGGGCGCGCTCATCTCCGCCTGCGGCGCGGCGGGCGACGCGCTGTGGCCGCTGTCGGAGGACCCGGAGACGTCTCGCCGCATCTGGGGCGTGCTGCACTCGCTGCTGGGCCTGGGGCTCGTGTGGGCGGGAGGCTTCCGCTTCTTCGAGCGGCTGATGGCCGTCTGCATCGGGGTGATGTTCGTCACGGTGATTGTCACGGCCGTGGCCTCGGGGCCGGACTGGAGCGCCGCGGCCCGTGGGCTCGTGATTCCGAAGATGCCGGAAGGGGGCACGGCGTGGGTGCTCGGCCTGTTGGGTGGCGTGGGCGGCACGGTGACGGTGCTGTCCTATGGCTACTGGATTCGAGAGCGGGGCCGTGAGGGCACCGGCTGGCTCCGCACGTGTCAGGCCGACCTCGCGGTGGGCTACTCGCTGACGGCGCTGTTCGGCATCGCGATGGTCGTCATCGGCTCCACGGTGCAGCTCCAGGGCAGCGGGCTGCGCGTGGCCATGCTGCTGGCGCAGCGCCTGGGCGATGTGGTGGGCCCGCTCGGGTACTGGCTCTTCCTGTGGGGCTTCTGGGCCGCCGTGTTCTCCAGCCTGCTGGGCGTCTGGGAAGGGATTCCGTACCTCTTCGCGGACTTCCTCCGCGTCCACCGCGAGGAGCCCGTGGCGAAGGTCCCCTTGCGTGAGACGCGGGAGTGGCGCTGGTACCTGGTGGCGCTGGCGGTGGTGCCCCTGCCTTTGCTGTGGCTGCCTTTGCAGCGCGCACAGCTCGCGTATGCGGTCATGGGCTCGCTGTTCATGCCGCTGCTCGCCGCGACGCTGCTGTGGATGAACAACCGCCGCGACTGGGTGGGCGGCCTGCGCAACGGCTGGCTCGTCAATGCCGCGCTCGTCGCCACGCTGCTGCTGTTCCTCGGCGTGGGCGCGAGCGAAGCATTGGACGCGGTCCTCAAGCTGATGGAGCGCTGA